Below is a genomic region from Brassica rapa cultivar Chiifu-401-42 chromosome A08, CAAS_Brap_v3.01, whole genome shotgun sequence.
CCCCTGtctgcatcttcttcttctctctcaagGTTTTCCTTTCTCTCTCATTTGGTTTCACACACTTTGCTTCTTCAGTTTTGTGAGAGGCTCTAGAATTTGATTGTTGCATTTGTGTTGTTTGCAACTTGGGCCTGGGTtgttcccccccccccccccccccccccccccccctcaaGTTTATATCGGAACCAGTGTAGTTTTGTTTGAGGGTAGAGggtttttattattatgtaaaAGGTTGTTGTTGTAAGTTCTCAAGTCTTGGGATTTTTCACATTGGGTCTGAAGTTTTTGTGAAATTTCTTGCAAGTGTACTTCTGTCGTTTGAGTTTGTTTTCATATCCccttaatgttttttatttattgaccAGATAAATAAGCTTTTTTTTTGACGTTTGAGAAAGCTGGAGATGGCTCAAGAAGGTAGAAACATCGATGAGCAGGTAATAATCTCTCTGCCTTATTCAGCCAATTTTTGTGGTCTGTGTGTTCTTCATGCCTCAATTGTAAGCCATCATTGTTATAGGTTGTTGTTGGAGAGCAGAAAGGCTCAGTGGAATGGGCTATTCTAAAGCGCACTCGTCAGCTAAATAACACGGCTTCTGAAGAGGTATATATTAACACCTTATATCAGAAGTTGATAATATGAGACGGTTAAtgggaattttttttaactcaggTCCTCAAGCTTGCAGAAGATCTTGAAACCTGGGAGAAGGACGACAAAACAAAGCTTATAGTGACCCAGGTTTGATTTacttatatgttattttatttttttgctgtCCTTGGTCTGGTGATGATTTCTGTTACAAACACAATTGACTCATTTCTGAATATAACTTATATTTGCAGAGTGCAGGTGATGATGTTCAGATGTTTTATGACGGCCGTAAGAGAGACATACTATCACCTTTCCTTAGAGAGTCAGTCTGTCATAACTTAATGATGATGATAAATCGTTTTCTACAGAGTTTTCATCCCTTAACGATATTTACACGATGTATTGGCTTTGCTATCATATTCACACATACAAGAAGACTCAGGTGGAGTTTTATTTAGTATTTATCTGAAATTCGTTGTATGAAAGTTGTCCTCTTGAGGAGTATCAATTAACCAACTAGAATTGTGTAGGTCGCTATTGTTGATGGAATATGTAATTTTGGAAGTGCATCACTGATGTTCGCAATGAAGTTCTCTGTTGTGACAGAGAAAATTGTGAGTTTATGAGTTTTAGTCTGCTTCATATATTATGTATAATAACAGTGCAGAAACAACTATAGATTCAACTATCTCTGTTATTTGATTGATTAGGATTTTGCTACTTTAGAAGCAAGTCTTGGGTTTCACACTGATTGTGGTTTCTCTTACATCCATTCACGTCTTCCTGGTCATCTAGGTAACAACTTAAACCACTAAAACAAATTTTTCTTGTTCCAACTATACGTTAGCTAATCTCTGATGTACTTGAGTAATATAATAACATCTGCAGGAGAATTCTTGGCTCTAACTGGGACAAGATTGAATGGCAAAGAACTTGTAGCAGTTGGCATGGCAACACATTTCGTACCTTCtgctgtgagtttttttttttttttgaatgcttTCCTTAGTTAGAAGTATCATGTAATGTGACCTCTCTTGCTTGAGCTGCCTTCCTACTTTTATTATATACAGCATCTGCAACTTTAGCAATGTTTTGAAACCTATGATGAGTGCGGAATGCTTTATCTTTAGCATCTTTGCTTGATTTCAGAAATTGGTTGATCTTGTGGCACGGCTTTGGAGTTTGGACTCTGGAGACATGGATGTAGTCCGATCCACAATTGAAGAGTTCTCCGAGAAAGTTGAACTCGACAAAGACAGCATCCTTAACAAGTAAcactttctttatttattttatttccgtTCTTCATGCTTGATGCCCTCGTTGCTAACTTTGAAGCTATGGCTGATGTGCAGGTTGTCAATAATTGATAAGTGTTGCTCAAAAGAAAGTGTGAAGCAGATCATACAAGAATTTAAGTCATTCTGATTTTCCTGGAACAGTAGTCTATTCATCGgtattgaatataaatatatttgtggTCCTCTTACGCAGGAAGCTGAAGGGAGCAAAGAGGGAAATGAGTGGGTAACTCCAATCATGGGATTTCTAAAACAATCATCTCCCACAGGGTTGAAAATAAACCTACGATCGGTAATTGTTTACTTGTTACATTGTTTAACTCTTTAATCATATTCTCCTTGGGTGTAACTCTCTCCTGAAAATATATGAGTCTTATCTTATATTTGAGCCTTGCTGGTTTCCTTTGTGTACAGATACGTGAAGGTAGGAAACAAACACTGGCTGAATGCCTCAAGAAGGAGTTTAGGGTCTCTGTGAATATCTTGAGGGGCACCATATCCAATGACGCGTATGAGGTAAACGAACCACAcattttttggttttgctttTCAAGAAAACAGCATGTATGCTTATCTCTGATTGTGTAATAACACGCAGGGTGCAAGAGCTCTGACCATAGACAAAGACAACCGTCCCGGGGTATATGTTTACGCTCTAGAAAACaagaacaaaattttttttgtgtcgACTTAGAACTGAGATTAGCAATATAACATACTAAGCAAACTTATATGGTTGGGTATGGTGCAGTGGAATCCAGCGACGTTGGATGAGGTAGATGACGAGAAAATCAACTTGGTGTTTCTGCCCT
It encodes:
- the LOC103836474 gene encoding 3-hydroxyisobutyryl-CoA hydrolase-like protein 5; the protein is MAQEGRNIDEQVVVGEQKGSVEWAILKRTRQLNNTASEEVLKLAEDLETWEKDDKTKLIVTQSAGDDVQMFYDGQFSSLNDIYTMYWLCYHIHTYKKTQVAIVDGICNFGSASLMFAMKFSVVTEKIDFATLEASLGFHTDCGFSYIHSRLPGHLGEFLALTGTRLNGKELVAVGMATHFVPSAKLVDLVARLWSLDSGDMDVVRSTIEEFSEKVELDKDSILNKLSIIDKCCSKESVKQIIQEFEAEGSKEGNEWVTPIMGFLKQSSPTGLKINLRSIREGRKQTLAECLKKEFRVSVNILRGTISNDAYEGARALTIDKDNRPGWNPATLDEVDDEKINLVFLPLEDDIELRIPETEDNRWGGKYET